AGTTGGCATTCATGGTAATGCTTGCGTCTGCGGCATAGTCTGTACCTCTACCGTCAGCAGCCGTGTTCCAACCCGAGAATGTATAACCTGTAGCTGTCATTGTATTCACTCCGAGCACCGTTGCGGAAGCTCCAAAATTGTAATCAGTGGCATCTGTTGGAGCGGCTCCACTCGTTGTGGCTCCTTCCGGGAAGTTGGGATAATAGGTCACACTGTAAGTTTGTTTCCAATGCGCATACAAAGTTGCGTCCGACGTTTTTGTCCATTGGCTGGATGAGTTAGTATAACCGGTTTTGTTTGCCAACAAATTACCATTTGAGTCAGCAATCTTAACAGGAGTTGCATCATTCGTATAATAACCTTCTACAGACCAACCAGCTTTCGTCGGGGCAGAATGTGTATCAAAGCCCGTGGTTAAATAAGTGATAGTCGCACTACCATGGTTGTCACCTTCGTTTTTATCCAGTGTAATGCTATATACATGAGGAGTCCAATATGCATAAAGGGTGGTTCCTGCCTTTGTGTTCAAATCTGAGTTTTTTGCGCTAGTACCATCCGCATTATAATATTTAGTACCAGCTCCTCCAGTCTCAGTAAAGTATCCTTGAAAATCATATCCGGCACGTGTGGGTAGAGTAATGGAAGGCATTGCGCTTCCATATGTCGCTTTGATGGAAGTTGTTCCGTCAGAACCTGATTGTTGATCAAAATTAACGGCGTACTTGATACGTGTAAATCGTGCCTCAATAGTTGTTGCTGCATATTAGATTGATTCAAACATAGAATATGAATTTGTCGGTACAAGCGAATGGCGGGCCGCCCTTAAAATCAAACAAGGACGTGGTATAAAACGTTAGGAGCTGAAACCGCAAGATATACAATATGTTGAGAATAAATACCATCTTTCAGTTAATGATGATGNNNNNNNNNNNNNNNNNNNNNNNNCCGCAAGATATACAATATGTTGAGAATAAATACCATCTTTCAGTTAATGATGATGAAGCTGATGCTATATGTATTTTTGATGCCTATTGGTAGAAGTTTAATAATGAAATTAACTGGGAATAAAAAGCTACTCTAATTTTAATAAGGTATTGGAAAAATATAAAAAGATTTTTATGAAAAATGAGAGATTTTATATCTCTCATTTTTTCTTTTTTGATCGCAACTTGAAAAAATTTTGGACAAAATTGGTTAAATTATTAACGCTATTTTTAATATATAGATGTAGGGGGTAAAAAATAGAAAATTACATGCTGATTATGATAAAGATAATCAACTTATAGTAATCTTCCAGCCACCTATAATATACGTATATTGTAACTTTAAACTTATTTTTTATATGTGCACACAGGAGGAAATGTAATGGCAAATTACAATCCTAATCTTGGAGGTTTGCAACAGCAGACACCTGTGAATTTTATGTCTCAGCAAACTCCAGTTCAATTCCCTTATGGGAACAATAACATGTTATTGAGCAATACCCCATATGATAACTATATGGGTAGAATGAATGGTTCTCAAAATTTGTTATCTAATCAATTTTTAAAATGTCGTCCAGTTTCATCAAAAGATGAAGCAAGAGCATACCAAATTGATTTAGATGGTTCCCTTTGGGTATTTACAGATATTGGAAATGGGAAAATCTATACCAAACAAGTAAATAATGATGGAACAGCAACCTTTAAAACGTATGCTTTTATTGAAGATGAAAATCCTTATAATTCGACTGAATATGTAACAAAAGAAGAATTTAATAAGGTTGTGCAAACATTAATGGCGGCAATGCAGCCTGCAAACTCGCAGGGACAAGCACCCGTGCAAAGTAATTCCCAAAATCAAAGTAAAGCAGAAGTAACGAATTTTTGATAAAGGAGAACGGTTATGAATGTAAATCCAATACAATTAATTCAAATGATTAAGGGTGGGCAAAATCCTCAACAACTTATGATGAATATCCTACAACAGAAAAGTCAAAATAATCCTATTTTAAATAATGCAATGAATTTAGCGCAAGGCGGAAATATATCAGCATTAGAGATGTTAGCGCGTAATCTTGCCGCCCAAAGGGGATTAGATTTCGACAAGGAGTTTGCAAATTTTAAAAACCAATTAAGGTAACCTGTTAATCTCGTCTTTTGGAAAGTAAGAGGAATAAATAATGTTTAATAATTCTAATGGATATTCCTTAGCAGATATTGCAGCTGCTACAGGTAATGGTAATAACGGTAACAATGATGGGTTTTTCAATGGTGATGGCGGTTGGGTTCTGCTTTTATTCATTCTTATCCTAGCTGGCGGCTGGGGGAATGGATACGGTGGATTCGGCGGCGGAAATGGCGCTGCAGGAACAGCTTATGTAACTTCTGATATTCAAAGAGGTTTTGATCAAAACGCGATCATCAATAGTTTAACAGGTATCTCCAATGCAGTTAACTCTGGCTTTGCTGGAGCAGAAGTTTCTCGTTGCAACACACAAGCCAACATCCTCCAGACACTGAATAACAATCAGGGTAATTTATCTAATCAACTTAATACGATTGCAATGAACCAGCAACAGTGTTTAAACACAATAGACACTTGTGCAGCGTAAGTTGCACTGGCAATCGGGTGAATTGCTGGAACATCTAAGTACACAAAAA
This DNA window, taken from uncultured Methanobrevibacter sp., encodes the following:
- a CDS encoding InlB B-repeat-containing protein, with translation MYAHWKQTYSVTYYPNFPEGATTSGAAPTDATDYNFGASATVLGVNTMTATGYTFSGWNTAADGRGTDYAADASITMNAN